ggctgggcagggtcTGACCctgagcaggaatgggggctgtggctgggcagggtctgggcatgggcaggaatgggggctgtggctgggcagggtctgggcatgagcagggctggggggctgtggctgggcagggggtggcagggtgggagatgctgctggggcagggctgaggggctgtggcagggctggacatgctgctggggcagggctggggggctgtggctgggcaggaggtggcagggTCTGACCCTGAGCAGGAAtagtggggctgtggctgggcagggtcTGACCCTGAGCAGGAatggtggggctgtggctgggcagggggtggcagggtgggagatgctgctggggcagggctggggggctgtggcagggtgggagatgctgctggggcagggctgaggggctgtggcagggctgtACATgttgctggggcagggctggggggctgtggcagggctggacatgctgctggggcagggctgagggcacagtgcATGCCCTGCTCCTGCATGCCCCGGGCCTGCAGCCCAAGGTGGTGCCCCCCTTGCAGCGCAGCTTCCAGAACCTGCCGAGCCGGGAGCCCATGCGGCGCATGCACGTGCAGGagctgaaggcagagctgagcctggaCCGCCTGCAGCTGGAGGCCCTCCACAAGGTGGGTGGCACGgtgtgagcccagcccagcgctcagctggctctgctctgccctggggccgagtcccagcagccagccctgtccctcaggggctcctctctccacaggtgcGCTTCAGCCCCAACCTGGACTcgcagggctggctgctgtcGGGCGGGCAGGCGGGCATCGTGCGGGCACactgcctggcagggctggcctcTGTGGGCCgccagctgctcccagagtgCCAGGCCCGCTTCAGCGTCCTCTATGGGGacatacacagcagccctggtccccctgagccctccctgctgccaggggagTAGGGCGTCAGTGCCTCACCATGCTGCTGCCATGTGCTcaccctgggcagggcttggggctgggccagctgTGCTGGCATGGGGCTGTGGGCCCTCTCTGGTGGTGCTGCTTTCCTGATGGGTGTCTGCTGCAGGGggacagctgctcccagccgtTCCCTGGGGTGCTCTGGGCCTGGAAGGGTCTGTCTGCACCGTTTGgtctgagctgggcagggctgagctgtgaccctgtgcagcccctgggctccaccagctggagctgtgcttgtgCTCGCCTCCATCCCCAGGGAGTGCCCAGTGAGGGCGGGGAGGGCCGGGAGCCGTGGAGTCGCTCACATTGAGCTGTGTTCAGCTGTGCACAATAAACGTGGTTGGTTTTGTATGGCTGTGCTGATGCTGGTGCCAGGGCAGGTGTGGCTGTAGGGGCCCACCCCCAACTCCACCATTTCCCTCCCCGTGCCCCTCTGtctgctgcactgctgctgctgctgctgctccaacacATTTATTGGCAGCGCTGGCACCGCTGCTGGCacagatggacagatggacaccagGGGCACAGGCACGACTCAGCAGAGGGAATGGGTCAGGGCCAGGCACAGGAGGGTTCAGAcagagcccaggcagcagcacggGGGGCCAAGGCCAGGTCTGAGGGCCCCCATGGGAGATGTCCcttcctgccaggacagacaggctCCCTGGGGGCCGCGTGCTGGGGCAGGATTCCACCTCCTCGGGGAGTGAAGGTTCCAGGGAGCCCCTGTGCTCcacaggccaggccttgtgtcCGTCCCCCCAGGACACCACACTGGAGTCACTgtcccaccccagggctctgcagcagcagtggggtggGTAGAGGGGAGATGGGATCTCAAGCGCTGCCCTGCTCTAGCACAAGGAGCTGGGGCCAGGGCCGCGTCTGGCCCAACGTAGCAGTGGGTGGGGGTCTCAGGTTTGGGGATCCTGACAGTGGGGACAGCCTGCTGActcctcctggtgctgctccacCTGTACCGTGCACAGGGCAAagccaaacctgctctggagcCGGGCAGTGACCTCCTGCAGCACCATCTCCGTGTCAGCGCTGGCATctaggagcagcagggcaggggctcgTTCCTGGTGTGGCCatgggagcccagcagggcaggggctcgTTCCTGGCACGGCCATGGgaccccagcagggcaggggctcgTTCCTGGCATGGCCATGGGACCCCAGCCATGGgaccccagcagggcaggggctcgTTCCTGGCACAGCCATGGGACCCCCCAGCCGTGCCCCGTGCAGGTCACTCACCCACGGCCACGTGCACCGACACGGCGGCGTGGTTCAGCGTCAGCGCCCAGAGGTGCAGGTCGTGGACGCCCCGCACGCCGCGGGCTCCCAGCAGCGCCTCCTTCACCGTGTCGAAGTGCAGCCCCCGCGGggcccctgccagcagcacccccgGTTACACGGGCCCCCCTCGGCCCCCAGACACAGCACCcacctggctggggctgggggctcccccagggcagccaggctgggcacggTGGCTTTGGGGTGACACAGGCCTCACCTTGGGGCCAATGCACCTGGCTGgctggagaggaggagctgggagcattCAGGTAGGGCAGGGGGAGGCACAGAGGGGGGGAGCTGCCTCATGGCAAAGTGCTGCGGCAGatggagctccaggagctcctgtgcccaccctgtgcccGGGTCTCACTCCCCTCTCACCCACTGCTCACCTTCCATGAGGACCATGAAGACGTCTCTGAGGATGGTGATGGTGGAGCCGAGGACGAAGACGGAGAAGAAGAGGGTGCTGATGGGGTCTGCGATCTtgcactggggctgcagagagggGGTCTCTGTgaggctgggggcagagcccACGTGGCACCCTGCTCCtatgggcagccctggggcccaGCCCGGGCACCTTGAAGTAGATGATGGTGGCAGCCACGAGGACGCTGACGCTCTGCAGCAGGTCACCCACCACGTGCACGAAGGCTGCCCGCACGCTGGTGCTGCCGggcacggggctgggctggcagcaccctgagctctccagctgctcgtaggctcctgtgccatggccaTGGCCAGCAGGGGACTGGTGCAGGATGTAGGCCATGCTGCAAGGAGCAGGATGGCTCAGTGCCACACTGACAGGGCCTGTGGGGGGGCCCTGCTTGGGCAGAGGGGGCACAGGTGTcgcacctggggctggggacagtgggaggagtggggctggaggtgcagcagggctgggaggtgtGCAGGAACAGGGCAGGGGTTTGGTcctggggctgtgacagggctTGGGAGGCGCTGCTTGAGGCACCCGGGAGTGTGGGGAGGAGTGGGGATGTGGGCACATGGACTGGAAGCCCTGAGTGTATGAGGGACAAGGAAGTGACGGTGGCAGCGCCTGGGGACACACGGCTGGTGCACAGGGGCACAAAGTGACCTGGGGGCACAGTCGGGGTCGCAGGGGGCAGAACTCAGCTGATGATGGGGAGCACGGCTGCACACATGGCACATACACCAGATTGACACCAACAGCACAGGCCGACGTGGCCAGCATGGCTCGCGCCTCGATCTCGTAGTCGTTGCTGATGATGCGGGCGGCCGCCAGGTAGACCAGGGCCGCGGTCACAACCCAGATGGAGAGCACGGAGGCCAGCGCACCCAGCGTCTCTGTGGGGTGACACCCATCAGCGCCCACCCGGCCTGGGGTCCCCGGAGCCCGCAGGGCCGCCCCCTGGGCTCACCCGAGCGGTGCCAGCCGAAGGTCATGGTCTTGGTGGGCGGGCggctggacacccagagggagaagaggctgacgGACATGCTGCCCACGTCCGTCAGCAGGTGGGCTGCGTCCGTCATGATGGCCAGGCTGTGTGCCAGGTATCCGCCTgcgggcacagagcagctggcacCCCGTGCCCTGCTGGCACCCCGCGCCCTGCTGGCACCCCGGGGCCCGCCTGGGGGACAGGTGTTACCTATCACCTCCCCGACCATGAAGAGGCAGCAGACGGCGCAGGCGACGCTCAGCTGCCGGCGGGCCTGGAGccggccctgcccagggctggggctcggGGGGCTGCAGCGGCAGCGTGGATCTGGGGCCGCCGGTGCTGAGGGATCTCCAGAGCCTGTGAAGAGACTGGGGCAGGGGGTCACTGCCGGCAGCGCCGGCTGGGGACTCCTGCCCAGACCCCCCGAGGGTCCTGCTGCCGCCCCCTGCTATGCGGCCACGTCGGGCACCGGCGGAACCCCCGCTCCCGGTGGGACGAGCAGCCATGGACCGGCGGCAGCAGCCGGAGACGGTGGCACGGGGCTGCCGCCGGAACCGAAAACTGGCGCGGGTACCGCGGGGAGGCGCGGCTGGGAGCGAGGTGTTGCACTCAAGGCTGCGAGACCGGCCAGCGGTGCGGAGACGCGGGGTGTGGGGAAGGGGCGGCGGGGGCCGGGTCCCGGTCCCCGTGCGTGGGGCAGCAGTGCGGGAGCGGGGACGGGCAGCCCACCGGGACGGGGGCTAAGGGATGAACGGCGCCGGTGTGGGCgggtgatggatggatggatggatggatggatggatggatggatggatggatggatggatggatggatggtagGTATCGGTGTGCGTGGGTGACGTTCGGGCGCCGATAGGTGCGGGACGGACACCCGagcggggagcggggctggcgCACGCGGGGCCGGTTCCGCTCGAGCGGAGGTGCCGGCGGCGGCTGAGCGTGCCGGTGGCGGGGTGGCGGCGCAggcggcgggcgggcagcgCTGGCGCGGGGACTGCGGAGGTGCCGGTGTCCGCTCGGATGGATGAAGGCACGGGGGCGGCCGGGGAGGGACGTGCCGGGGGTGCCGGTGTCGGCGGTGGGAGCTGCGCGACGTGCCGGGGGCTTGCGGGGGTGCCCGAGGAGCCGAGGGCGATGGGGGCGATGGAGGTGCCGGGGGTGATGGGCGAGCGGGTGCGGGAGGACCGGGGGTTGCAGATGCGGGAGATAATGGGGGTGACGGTGCGAGGAATTGCCGGGGAGCCTGGAGGTGACGGGGTGATCGGAGTGCCGGTGATGGACGTGCTAGCGCCGGTAATGGGGCTGTCGGGACGATGGTGTGCCGGTGGTGACCGGAGTGTCGGGGATGCCGGTGATGGGAGCGCCGTCGGTGCCGGAGGCGCCGGTGATGGAGTTGTGCTGGCGGTGGTGGGGATGCCGGGGTGATGGGTGCCGGGGTGATGGGTGCCGGTGATGGGTGCCGGTGATGGGTACCGGTGATGGAATGCCGGGGTGATGATTGCCGGTGCCGGCGGTACCTCTTGAGGCGCAGGCTGCCGTCGGCGCTGCCGCCCCGCGGGCTGACCAGGCGGGCGCTCTCGGTGCCGGTCGGGGGCTCCATCCCGGAGCGAGCGGCGCCGCGGGCACCGGCACCGCGGGCACCGGCACCGCCGAGCCCCGCCCCTGCCGTGACTCCGCCCCCGGTCCCGCCCACACGCGGGTGGCGGGGCGGTCCCGGTGCCGCCGCTCCGGGctcggggcgggggcggcccggCGGGTGCGGGTGCTGCGGACCGGCGGATCTCCGGGAGAATACACCGGAGATGCGTGTAAGGGCGCTGCTTTCGCGGGAGAAGCTGCTCGGGGCCAGGGCTCGGCGGCTCCTCTTGTCCCCGGCAGGCGATGACAGAACTGACCCTGGGATCCGTCTGAGCACGGGAGGGACACGAGGGGAGCTGGGGAGCAGCGGGCACCGGCGGGGATCGTGCCTAACCGCGGGGATAGCCTGCCGCGGTGCCGGAGCCGGTGCACAGGGCAGCGCAGGGTTTTGGCGCTGTCCCCCCGCGATCCTCCGAGAGAAGCGGCGGGAGCGCGGGCCGGCTGAGCCGGAGGGGCTGCACCGGCATGGCCGAGCCCAGAGCAGGGCGTTCAGCGCCCGGGAACCACCGGCGCAGCCCGGGCTCGGCGCTGAGTCCGGCCCCGACTGCGGCCAGGCAGAGCCCCCTCAGCGCGGCGACAAATGACACCGAACGTGCTGCTCCGTGCTGCGGAAAGACTCGGGATGGGCTGCGGAGCCGGGgcaggagcctgggcagggccggTCCTGACCGGGCAGGAACAACCTCAGGACGGGCAGGGGCAGCCGGCTGGGAAAAGGCTCCAGGGGTCCCGGGAGACACCCGGCAGACCGCGAACCAACAACGCACCCTTGGCGTGTCCTGGACACCGCTCCGCGACGCCAGGCCCAGCGCTGGGTACccaggacacctgggacaggggcagggtcaggctggggacagccccgAGCAGCCCgtgatgctgcagggctggagcggCTCTGACCTGCCAGAGGGAGGGCTGTGCAGGTGAGCCCTGGTGTGAcacctgcagggagggctgtgcAGGTGAGCCCCGGTGTGacagccccagggagggctcCGCTGGTGAGCCCCGGTGTGacagccccagggagggctgtgcAGGTGAGCCCTGGTGTGAcacctgcagggagggctccGCAGGTGAGCCCCGGTGTGACAGCCCCAGTCTGCAGGTGAGCCCCGCTCTCCCGGGGCGTCTGGGGCGGGGCCTCGGTAAGGGGCGGGGCCTCAGCCAGGGTCACACTAGGAAGAGGGGCACCAGTCTGGGCGGAGCCTCGATGGGGGCGGGGCTTCGTTCAGGGGCGGGACTTAACACAGGACGGGCCTCGATCGGGGCGTGGCTTCACTCAGGGGCGGTCCCCATTCAGGGGCGGGGCCTGTTCCCCGTGCCGTGCGCAGCCCGTCCTGTcccggcagcccccgcggcCCGCGCGGCgatggcggcggcgggcgctgAGGagcggcggggggcggcggggccggagcgCGCCCACAGCtccgctcccggccccggcccgctgGGCTCGCTGCTCAGCCGCCTGCCGCTGgcgcccgccccggccccacGGCGCCGCACCGCCAGCCAGTGCAAGCCGGAGCCGCCGCTGCTGCGCACCAGCAAGCGCACTATCTACACGGCCGGGCGGCCGCCGTGGTACAGCGAGACCGGCGCGCCCGTAGATGAGGCCTTTGTCATCGGTGAGCGGTGGGacggggccggggaggggatggagccggATCAGCAAGGAGATGGAGCCGAGAGCGGGCTGTGGAAGGGATGGAGGCCGGACCGGCGCCGGGGTCGGGCTGCGGTCGGGAATCGGGGAACGAGGGCCCgagggaggggctgggaccGGGCCGGAGCCGGAGCCGGATCTGGATCCGGGCCCGTGACGGATCCGGGCCGGGGCGGTgcccccgccgctccccgcaGGCCTGTGCGGCGGCAGCGCCTCCGGCAAGACCACGGTGGCGACGCGGATCATCGAGGCGCTGGACGTGCCCTGGGTCGTGTTGCTCTCCATGGACTCCTTCTACAAGGTGCGGGacggggcccgggcagcgccgaGCCGGGCCGACACTCCGGTTCCAGTGTACCGCTGGGTGCTGCCGGGGATCGGGCTGCGGGGATCGGGTGCGGTGGATGCCGGCATCCGGCACGGCGCTCAGCGGTGCCGGTGCTCGGGCTGCGGGGATCGGGTGCGgcactgagcagggctgggatgccGGTGGATGCCGGGATCCGGCACGGCCCTGAGCAGTGCCGGTGCCTGCAGGTGCTGGATGAGGGGCAGCAGGCGCTGGCAGCCCGCAGCGACTACAACTTCGACCACCCCGATGCCTTTGACTTCGAGCTGCTCGTCAATGTCCTGCGCAAGCTCAAGAAGGGCAAGAGCGTGAAGGTGCCGGTGTACGACTTCACCACACACAGCCGGCGCCGCGAGTGGGTGGGTGCCGGGGGccgggctcagcctggctggcagGGTCCCGGGAACGGGGAAcgcctctgggccctgcagggtccGGAGGGCCAAAGGGAGGGGGTGGCTGGGGTCATCAGGAATGGGGGACTCATTCATGGAAGACTGTGGGGAGATGGGCCAACAGGCCGGTGCAGATATGAGGGAGGGACTCGGTGGGCAGAGGTGCTGGGAGGATGGCACTGAGCAGAGGCTTGGGATCTAGAGCAAGGTTCGGGGTCCGTCCTGGCCTGGAGCATCATGCACAGGGATTGACTACAGCTCCAAGGCATTGGGTGCTGCAGGATGGTTatggggagccccagcagagtgGTGAGACCCCAGGGGGGTCAGAGCCCTGTGTCAGTGTTGGTGCTGCTGTGGCATGTGAGAGAAACAGGACAAACCCAGCTGCTGTCTGCCTGCAGAAAACAGTGTATGGGGCCAATGTCATCGTGTTTGAAGGGATCCTGGCCTTCGCCAACAAGGAGCTGCTCAAGGTATCGCTGCCTCAGGTGGCCGCTGGCCCGAGGggatgctgtgctgcagcagggcaggcactgGCCCTGGGTGCCACAGCAGTGGGGCTGTGGAGGGAGAGTTCACCGCCCGTGCTGACAGAGGCCTCGGGAGGTGATGCTGGGTGCCGCTGCGGGGTGGTGGAGGGACTAACGCAGGTGTGATGGGAGCTGCATAGGGGGTGCTCACCCCTCCCAGTTTTCCAGCTGCTGGACATGAAAGTGTTTGTGGACACGGACTCGGACATCCGGCTGGTGCGGCGGCTGCAGCGCGACATCATGGAGCGCGGGCGCGACGTGGCGGGCGTCATCAAGCAGTACAACAAGTTTGTGAAGCCAGCCTTCGAGCAGTACATCGAGCCCACCGTGCAGGTGGCCGACATCGTGGTGCCCAGGGGTGAGGCCCGAGCTGAGCCTGGCATGGGGAGCGGGTGCTGTGGGGCAGGTGGGTCAGCGCCCGCCCCACCTGCCTCCTCTGCTCCACCCGCAGGTGGGGAGAACTCCGTGGCACTG
This sequence is a window from Zonotrichia albicollis isolate bZonAlb1 chromosome 3, bZonAlb1.hap1, whole genome shotgun sequence. Protein-coding genes within it:
- the SLC30A3 gene encoding putative proton-coupled zinc antiporter SLC30A3 isoform X1; its protein translation is MEPPTGTESARLVSPRGGSADGSLRLKRSPQPALPAVTPCPSLFTGSGDPSAPAAPDPRCRCSPPSPSPGQGRLQARRQLSVACAVCCLFMVGEVIGGYLAHSLAIMTDAAHLLTDVGSMSVSLFSLWVSSRPPTKTMTFGWHRSETLGALASVLSIWVVTAALVYLAAARIISNDYEIEARAMLATSACAVGVNLVMAYILHQSPAGHGHGTGAYEQLESSGCCQPSPVPGSTSVRAAFVHVVGDLLQSVSVLVAATIIYFKPQCKIADPISTLFFSVFVLGSTITILRDVFMVLMEGAPRGLHFDTVKEALLGARGVRGVHDLHLWALTLNHAAVSVHVAVDASADTEMVLQEVTARLQSRFGFALCTVQVEQHQEESAGCPHCQDPQT
- the SLC30A3 gene encoding putative proton-coupled zinc antiporter SLC30A3 isoform X2, with protein sequence MEPPTGTESARLVSPRGGSADGSLRLKSLFTGSGDPSAPAAPDPRCRCSPPSPSPGQGRLQARRQLSVACAVCCLFMVGEVIGGYLAHSLAIMTDAAHLLTDVGSMSVSLFSLWVSSRPPTKTMTFGWHRSETLGALASVLSIWVVTAALVYLAAARIISNDYEIEARAMLATSACAVGVNLVMAYILHQSPAGHGHGTGAYEQLESSGCCQPSPVPGSTSVRAAFVHVVGDLLQSVSVLVAATIIYFKPQCKIADPISTLFFSVFVLGSTITILRDVFMVLMEGAPRGLHFDTVKEALLGARGVRGVHDLHLWALTLNHAAVSVHVAVDASADTEMVLQEVTARLQSRFGFALCTVQVEQHQEESAGCPHCQDPQT
- the LOC141728387 gene encoding uridine-cytidine kinase-like 1 isoform X1, with protein sequence MAAAGAEERRGAAGPERAHSSAPGPGPLGSLLSRLPLAPAPAPRRRTASQCKPEPPLLRTSKRTIYTAGRPPWYSETGAPVDEAFVIGLCGGSASGKTTVATRIIEALDVPWVVLLSMDSFYKVLDEGQQALAARSDYNFDHPDAFDFELLVNVLRKLKKGKSVKVPVYDFTTHSRRREWKTVYGANVIVFEGILAFANKELLKLLDMKVFVDTDSDIRLVRRLQRDIMERGRDVAGVIKQYNKFVKPAFEQYIEPTVQVADIVVPRGGENSVALDLIVQHVHSQLEKREITVRAALASAHQGQPLPKTLSVLESTPQVRGMHTIIRNKDTTRDEFIFYSKRLMRLLIEHALSFLPLKSVTVETPQGTTYEGKRFHRQRITGVSILRAGETMEQALTAVCKDIRLGKILIQTNLDTGEPELHYLRLPKEISEDYVILMDSTVSTGAAAMMAVRVLLDHDVQEDRIFLLSLLMAEMGVHSVAYAFPRVRIITTAVDKRVNEEFHIIPGIGNFGDRYFGTDGPSAWCDSDSVDC